In the genome of Massilia sp. PAMC28688, one region contains:
- a CDS encoding MBL fold metallo-hydrolase: protein MMEKLYGSAIRFAAQPQVHVLKMQFHFMTNYNYLIVDPVSRQAVIVDPAWEMEKVDAALAECDATLAGILVTHSHPDHLNLAGPLAERRQCPIWMSHDEIAYSGFSHPRLQGIATAPWYVGALQIQPVHTPGHTPGCYCYLIGDNLFTGDVLFAEGCGMCPDTPGAHAMYASLEYLKALLEPHTRVYPGHSYGKAPGTRFDQILQDNIYLQFSDRDTFAAFRMRKVQSRVNMFGQ from the coding sequence ATGATGGAAAAGCTGTACGGTTCTGCAATTCGTTTTGCAGCCCAGCCGCAGGTTCATGTGTTGAAGATGCAGTTCCATTTCATGACCAACTACAACTACCTGATCGTCGATCCAGTCAGTCGGCAGGCAGTGATCGTTGATCCGGCTTGGGAAATGGAAAAGGTCGACGCCGCACTGGCCGAGTGTGACGCCACGCTGGCCGGCATCCTCGTCACACACTCCCACCCTGATCACCTCAACCTGGCCGGACCGCTGGCCGAGCGGCGCCAGTGCCCGATCTGGATGTCCCACGACGAAATCGCCTATTCCGGTTTTTCCCATCCCCGTTTGCAGGGCATCGCTACCGCGCCATGGTACGTGGGCGCGCTGCAGATCCAGCCCGTGCACACGCCGGGCCACACGCCGGGCTGCTATTGCTACCTGATTGGCGACAACCTGTTCACGGGCGACGTCCTGTTTGCTGAGGGCTGCGGCATGTGCCCGGATACGCCAGGCGCGCACGCCATGTACGCCAGTCTCGAATACCTCAAGGCCCTGCTGGAACCGCATACGCGGGTCTATCCTGGCCACTCCTACGGCAAGGCGCCGGGCACGCGCTTTGACCAGATTTTGCAGGACAACATCTACCTGCAATTTTCAGACCGGGACACCTTTGCCGCTTTCCGCATGAGGAAAGTGCAAAGCCGGGTCAACATGTTCGGGCAGTAG